One genomic region from candidate division WOR-3 bacterium encodes:
- a CDS encoding ferritin family protein, with translation MEKAIEILKTGIKIEKNGIASYLDFAFKTKDPTGKNMFIRLAKDEYLHMDVLEKELDSIMCNKIWVCENIPESTIEKIAPMIRSIDKTKGEEGMDELSALKTALDLEKRSIEFYNENKKHLNDPEAVKIFDRIIEMEESHYDLIQAEIDHIEQTGFWFGIREFTMEGEKN, from the coding sequence ATGGAAAAAGCAATAGAAATTCTTAAAACTGGTATTAAGATAGAAAAAAATGGTATTGCAAGTTACCTTGATTTCGCCTTCAAGACAAAAGACCCCACAGGTAAGAATATGTTTATCAGGCTTGCAAAGGATGAATATCTTCATATGGATGTCCTGGAGAAAGAACTTGATAGTATTATGTGCAACAAAATCTGGGTATGCGAAAATATTCCAGAATCAACGATTGAAAAAATTGCGCCGATGATAAGAAGTATAGATAAAACCAAAGGTGAAGAAGGTATGGATGAGCTTTCAGCATTGAAGACAGCACTGGATTTAGAAAAAAGATCGATAGAATTCTATAATGAAAATAAAAAACATCTCAACGATCCTGAAGCAGTTAAAATTTTTGACCGAATAATTGAAATGGAAGAATCCCACTATGATTTAATCCAGGCAGAGATTGATCATATTGAACAAACCGGATTCTGGTTCGGAATCAGGGAATTCACTATGGAAGGAGAAAAAAATTAG
- a CDS encoding ferritin family protein — translation MDLKMTLEGLKIAMQTELNGIEFYKVAAEKTEDPKGKEVFKTLAQDEIKHFNELKRQYEHLLKENVWLAKIELGTPSTFVGESPIFTEEIKMRIKERHFEMSALSIGALLESNSIDFYRKMKEESDDPLAKELFQQLQEWEERHLEAITKQMNLLKEEYWADAQFTPLY, via the coding sequence ATGGACTTAAAAATGACACTTGAAGGATTAAAGATTGCAATGCAGACTGAATTGAATGGAATTGAATTTTATAAAGTTGCAGCGGAAAAGACCGAAGACCCCAAGGGCAAAGAAGTTTTTAAAACACTCGCTCAAGATGAAATTAAACATTTTAATGAATTAAAAAGGCAATATGAACATTTATTAAAAGAGAATGTTTGGCTCGCCAAGATTGAATTGGGAACACCATCAACATTTGTGGGTGAGAGTCCGATCTTTACTGAAGAAATTAAAATGCGCATAAAAGAAAGGCATTTTGAGATGTCCGCCTTAAGCATTGGGGCGCTTTTAGAATCTAATTCAATAGACTTCTATCGAAAAATGAAAGAAGAATCTGACGATCCTCTGGCAAAAGAACTTTTCCAGCAACTCCAAGAATGGGAAGAAAGGCATTTAGAGGCGATTACAAAACAGATGAATTTATTAAAAGAAGAATACTGGGCGGACGCCCAGTTTACACCTTTATACTAA